The Streptomyces sp. NBC_00286 nucleotide sequence GTGTCGTAGACGAACCGCACCGTCGAGCCGTCCGCGTCGGTGCGGGCACAGGGCCGGTCGAAGTGAGTGAAGGCGTGGATGATGCTGAGGCCGTCGGGGCCTGTGTAGCGGACTGTGTTGCCCTCACCGTCGTAGGACCAGCGCTCGCTGCTTCCGTCGGGCATGGTCCGCTCGGCGGGGCGGCCCTCCACGGTCCAGGCGGTGCGCGTCCTCGCGCCGGTGGGGCCGACCGTGTCGGTGATGCGCCCGAAGGCGTCGCGGACGACGCGCGTGGTGCCGCCCAGCGGCGCCGTGGTGGAAACGGGCAGGCCCAGCGGGCCGGGCTCGACGTGGTGGGCCGCTCCCAGGGCGTTGGTGACGCCGAGGAGCCCGCCGGACGCGTCGTAGGTGAACCTGGTGACCGCACCGTCGGGGTCCACCGTCGCCGTAGGGCGGCCCTGCTCGTCGTACGCGTACCCACGCCGGCCGCCGGTCGGCAGGGTGATCGTCAACGGCCGGTCGAAGGTGTCGTACTCGGTGGTGGTGACCGTGCCGTCGGGCCGGACCACCGAGGTGAGATTGCCGCGCTCGTCGTAGGTGAAGTGGGACGTGTTGCCGAGCGGATCCGTGCGGGAGAGCAGCCGGTTGTACGCGTCCCACTCGGCGTACGTGGTGTTGCCCAGCGGGTCGGTCTGGGCGACGAGTTGACGGCGCTCGTTGTGCCGGTACGTGGTGGTGTGGCCCAGCGAGTCGGTGTAGCGCGTCTCCCGTGACTCCGAGTCGTAGGCGATCGTGCAGGAGAGATACCCGTCGGCGCCTTCGCCGCGTATGCAGCGGTCCTCGTCGTCGTAGGTGAAGCGGTACCAGGAACCGTTGCGGTCGGTCCAGGATGTGACGCGTGCCCGCTCGTCGTAGGTGAGCCTGAGCGGAAGGCCGCTGGAGTTGTGGATCTCGGTGAGATGCCCGTCGGGGTTGTATCCGTAGCGCAGCAGTGTCGTGCCCTCGGGCCCGTCCTCCTCGTTGCGCAGCCGCAGCCTGACGACGCGACCGTCCTCGGTGTCGATGTGCAGGTGGCGGCCGCCGGAGTCGCGGACGGCGCTGGGGGAGCCGGACTCGTCCCGGTCGAAGTCGATGCGCCGTCCGCCGCGGTCGGTCACCGCGGCAAGGGGGAGGGTGAACACCTCGTGTGCCGCGGTGGCTCTGCCCAGCGGGGCGAAGTGGCGGGTATGGCCCGTGGCGGGGTCGGTGATGCGGATGGGTGCGCCCGGAGCGCCGTCCCAGTCCAGCGGCCAACGCGGACCCTCCAGCGGCATCACCGAGGTGCCTGGTGTGGGAACGGGGTAGAGGAGGATCATGCCGTCGTCGGCCGCGAAGACGGCGCCGTCGCTGTCCAGTTCGAGACGCTCGTCGAGCGTGGAGGCCCAAGACGGGCCGAACCACTGTCCCCACCGGTACGTCGACAGGTGCGTACGCCGCAGCACGAGCGGAAGGAGTCCGGGGAGCTCGACGTCGGTCTCCTCCATGAGCATCTCGCCGGACACCATGTCGACCGGGTCGCCGTTCTTGCAGCGCGACTTGGCGGGCTTGCTGGCCCCTGCCGCGTCGTCCGCCCCCCGCCGGAGGCCGCCCTTCAGCCCCGTGGCCATTGCCTTGAGGCCGGTTTTGCCGAGTCCCTTGACGCCCTTTGCGAGTGCGCCGAGGGTGGTCAGGCCCTTCATGCCCGGTATGCAGTCCAGCGCTGCGAAGGCCACGTCCCACAGCGAGGCTTGGCCTTTGGCGTATTTGTTGAGGGTGTCGGCGAGGACGACGAGCGCGGCGATCAGGACGATCGCGCCGAGAATCGGCCCGCCGATGATCATCGCGATGATGCCGACCACGGCGACGACGACCTTGCAGACCGCGACGATGGTGTCCCAGTTGTCGGAGACCCAGTCGCCGACCTCCTCGTACCACTTGCGGTTCTGGATCCCGGCGTCGGAGGCCTCGTCCAGTTTCCGCTTGGCCTCCCCGGCGGCCTCCTCGCGCATCTGCCGCGCGTCCTCGGCCATCCTCTTCGCCGCGTCCAGCGCGTTGGAGGCGGAGGTGACATCCGACTGGGCCGAGGTCTGCGCGGACTTGGCGTTCTGCGCGTCCCTGGTGGCCGCCCTTACCTTCGCCTCGTCGGGCTTGTCGACGTCCTTCCCGCCGGTCGGGTCGTCCTTGTACTTGTCAGCTTCTTTGTTCGCCCGGCCAACCCACGAATCGGCCGTGGACAGGCGGGACTTGGCGGACGAAAGATCGGCCTGTGCCTCCCGCCCCTTGGCGAGCGCCTTGTCGGCGAGTGCCTGGGCGCGCTCAAGGTTCGGCCAGTACGAGGCCAGCGCGTCGCCGGCCAGGTCGTAGGACTTCTTGAGTTTCTTCAGGTTCTTCGGAACGCTCGAGAACTCGTCGCGGAAGACATCGGCGGTCTTGCCCACCATCGACAGGACGGCATCCTCATCCGCCATGCCCTTGACCAGCCGCAGCGCGTCCTGCACGTCATCGGCGAACTCATGCAGTTGCCGGGCCAGCGACTTGACCCGCTCCGGGTCGCCCGGCGTCGGGTCCTTCTCCAGATCAAGAACGTGCCAGTCCGTCGGTCGATATCCCACGTTCGTCCCCCGTTGTGCTGCCTCACCGCTTCGCTCAAGGCGCTTACACGTCAGCAAAGTTACTAGATCGCTGCTCGTAGACTGCGGGCGTGAACGACGACGATGTGACGCCCGGCCATAGTGCTTCCGGTCGGCCCCTGTGGGAGCGGTCGGGCCCGGCGGAGCTGAAGCAGCTGGCGGAGTCTCGCCCGGAGGAGCTGTACGAGGCGGCGGAGCAGTTGGGCAGCCGGGTGTCGGGTGAAGGACCCGATGGGAGTTCTGGGCCCTCCGCGGTGCGGGCCGCCGGGCGGATTGCCGAGGCTCTCGCCGAGACGCGCTCCCGGGACTGCGCGAGGTTCGCCGTGGACATCGTGGGGCGGCTGCTGCCGCTCGGGCCCGAGCGGCGGGAGGAAAGCGACCAAGGCGACCGGCTGCGGCGCTCGGTTGCCGCGAAGCTGGTCAAGACCCAGCAACCGCGTGATCTGGAAGCTCTGTTCGGGGTGCTGCCGGACGGGCTTGAGGACCCCGCTGTGGAAGTACGGGCCTGCATCCTCGGGGAGCTCGCCCTGATCGGCGTGGGGCGCGGGCGGCCCGCCCTGGACGCCTACGCGGAGCGACTGCGCGAGCTGGCGCACCCGCTGGCCCGGCTGCCCAGGACACGCCTGGACATCGAGCACCGGTTCGGTGTGCGAGTCCGGGGCCTCGGGTCTGTGAAGACCCCCGACCAGCTGCGATCCCGCTTCCCGGAAATTCCCGCCACCGACAGCGGTGCGGCAGCCGGGCGTACGGCAGTTGAAGGCTCCGACGCCAGGCGTGCCGGGTCGGCAGCCGAGCCCTTCACCGTCAGCGGCTGGTCCCGCGAGCCCGAGGCGCGCTTCTTCACGCTGCCCAACCCGCTCGCTCCGGACGACCTCAACATCTCGTTCATCAAGGAACTGCCCTTGGAGTGCCTGGAGGGCGAGGGCACGCGCCGGGGCCGTGCCGTCACCTGCCACACCACGCCCGACGACGTGATCAACGAACTGTTCGCAGCAGCACACAACGGCGGGGTGAACGGCCAGGGCCAGGGTGGCGCGTACGCCCGACTGCACGCCTGGAACAGTCTGTACGCGCTGATGGGGCTGCCCGACGGCACCCCGTTCATGGAGGCGGTTCGGCGCGCCGCCGACCACCGGTGGCTGCGCTTCATGGCGTTCACGGACTGGTTCCACCACGACACGGCGGATGTGGCTTTCGCCGTACTCGACCCCAGCCGTATGCGGGTCGCGGTGCTGGCGGCGACCGATACGGATGTCGACGCCGACTTCTAGCAGGCCGACTTCTGGCGGCCTGATCCTTGCCGAGGGTTCTTGATCCGTTGCGGTGGGCTCTCCTCGTATCGCCCGCGGGGCCCCCTGAGCTTGCAGGGCGAGGCAAGCGCCATGCGATGGTTCGTTGACAGAGGACAGAGGCCATGCACTCCAGTATCCGTACGGTAGGGGAGACCGGGCACGGCGTCCGCTGCCGCCACTGCGACCACCGGTACGACTGTCAGTACCGCCAGGTACCCTCAAACACGTCGTCAACGCGGCCCGACGGGCTTCCGCTCCACTCCGGTGGAGTCTCGAAGGACATGCCCCCACCCGCACGAGTCTTTTCGTGCTGCCTGGGGGAAGTCCTTGCTGTTCCGCGCGTCCGCGAAAACGGTCGCCGTCATGGCACTCGACGGTTCGCTGTTCCTGCATCTCACCGACAAGTTCGTTCACATGCACGGCTATCGGCCCGGCGCCTCGGAGGTGCGTTCCTGGGAGCGGAGCATCCCCGTCCTGGCCGCCGCACTCAACGACGCCGGTTTGGGCGACGTCGAGGTCATGCTCGAGTACGCGCTCCCGCTGAACAGCAAGCGCGCCGACGTCGTCCTCGCCGGGGTGCACCCGGTCACGGGAGAGCCGTCGTACGTCGTGGTGGAGCTGAAGCAGTGGAGCCAGGCACTGCCACACGAGGACGACCCCACTCTGTGCCATGTCGACGCCTACGCCCATCCGGTCCTCAACCCCGTCGAGCAGGTCCGCCGCTACTGCGAATACCTCGTCAATTTCAACGGGGCGGTGGCCGAACACGCGCACCGGGTGGCCGGAGTGGCGTACCTGCACAACGCCACCGAGTTCGGCGTGACCGGACTGCGGGAGATCGAGCGTGACGGCCACGGGCTGCTCTTCACCGAGCAACGCCGCGGTGCCTTCCTCGACCATCTCCGTACGAGGCTGAGCGACAAGCACCCGGGGGCCCGGGCGGCGGACGAGCTTCACGACGGCGCCAAGGTGCCGTCGAAGCAGCTCATGTCCGTGGCCGCTGAAGAGGTGCGCGAACGCACACAGTTCGTCCTTCTCGACGAGCAGCAGGTCGCGTACCGGATGGTGCTCAATGCGGTGGAGAAGGCGAAGCACGCCGACCGCAAGGAGGTCGTCATCGTCACGGGCGGTCCCGGCACCGGCAAGAGCGTCATCGCTCTCCAACTGCTCGGTGAGCTCTACCGGCGTGGGGTTCCGGCACTGCACGCCACTGGCTCGCAGTCGTTCACGAAGACGATGAGGAAGGTCGCCGGAGCCCGCAAGCGGGAAGTCCAGGACCTGTTCAAGTACTTCAACAGCTTCATGACGGCCGAGAAGAACAGCCTGGGTGCCCTGATCTGCGACGAGGCACACCGCATCCGGGAGACCTCGGCCAACCGCTACACGCGCGCCGAGAACCGTACCGGCAGGGCACAGATCGACGAACTCATCGACGTCGCCTACGTGCCCGTCTTCTTCCTCGACGAGCACCAGGTCGTCCGCCCCGGTGAGATGGGCACCGTGGCCGACATCAAGGCGGCAGCGGCGCAACGGGGCATCCCCTGCAGCGTCGTCCCCCTGGACAGCCAGTTCCGCTGCGGGGGCAGTGACGCCTACCTGCGCTGGGTGGTCCGCCTCCTCGGCCTCGAGCCGGGCGGGCCGGTCGCCTGGGAACCCGACGACCGCATGCAGTTGCTGGTCGCCGACAGCCCGCAGGAGATGGAGGCGTTCCTCGATGCTCGCCGGGCCCAGGACTACGGCGCACGTATGTCCGCTGGTTTCTGCTGGCGCTGGTCTCCGGAACCCAAGCCCGGCCACCCGCTGCCCCCCGACGTCGTCATCGGGGATTGGGCCCGCCCCTGGAACCTGCGCGGCGACCGCGCCGTCTCCGGCGCGCCACCGGCAGCCCTGTGGGCCACCGACCCGGCCGGCTTCGGTCAGGTCGGGTGCGTCTACACCGCACAGGGCTTCGAGTA carries:
- a CDS encoding DUF6531 domain-containing protein, which encodes MGYRPTDWHVLDLEKDPTPGDPERVKSLARQLHEFADDVQDALRLVKGMADEDAVLSMVGKTADVFRDEFSSVPKNLKKLKKSYDLAGDALASYWPNLERAQALADKALAKGREAQADLSSAKSRLSTADSWVGRANKEADKYKDDPTGGKDVDKPDEAKVRAATRDAQNAKSAQTSAQSDVTSASNALDAAKRMAEDARQMREEAAGEAKRKLDEASDAGIQNRKWYEEVGDWVSDNWDTIVAVCKVVVAVVGIIAMIIGGPILGAIVLIAALVVLADTLNKYAKGQASLWDVAFAALDCIPGMKGLTTLGALAKGVKGLGKTGLKAMATGLKGGLRRGADDAAGASKPAKSRCKNGDPVDMVSGEMLMEETDVELPGLLPLVLRRTHLSTYRWGQWFGPSWASTLDERLELDSDGAVFAADDGMILLYPVPTPGTSVMPLEGPRWPLDWDGAPGAPIRITDPATGHTRHFAPLGRATAAHEVFTLPLAAVTDRGGRRIDFDRDESGSPSAVRDSGGRHLHIDTEDGRVVRLRLRNEEDGPEGTTLLRYGYNPDGHLTEIHNSSGLPLRLTYDERARVTSWTDRNGSWYRFTYDDEDRCIRGEGADGYLSCTIAYDSESRETRYTDSLGHTTTYRHNERRQLVAQTDPLGNTTYAEWDAYNRLLSRTDPLGNTSHFTYDERGNLTSVVRPDGTVTTTEYDTFDRPLTITLPTGGRRGYAYDEQGRPTATVDPDGAVTRFTYDASGGLLGVTNALGAAHHVEPGPLGLPVSTTAPLGGTTRVVRDAFGRITDTVGPTGARTRTAWTVEGRPAERTMPDGSSERWSYDGEGNTVRYTGPDGLSIIHAFTHFDRPCARTDADGSTVRFVYDTELRLASVTSASGAVWSYTYDPAGRLVSETDFNGRTVSYAYDAAGRLIKRTNGAGEITAYVRDACGRVVERHSGDAVTTFTYDAAGRLVGAVTPDTVLTITRDVVGRVVTEECNGRALHTRYDILGRRVERRTPSGTVSRWEWDANNRPTQVRLAGNALSFGYGASGHETERRLGETAVLSQEWDAGHRLTSQTVTGQVAHDAGPSPSAEPLLRRSYTYGQNGGLTAIEDQTYGTRRFTHDRLGRVEAVSAAGWSERYTYDAAGNVSRADAPEGEGPQGERVHDGTLVRRAGHITYVHDAQGRLVRQSRKLLSGGTREWTYAWDAEDRLSHVTTPDGRRWAYIYDGLGRRVAKRLLTDDGRVVEETVFTWDGSHLAEQSGSADGPTRSWEWAPGTNRALLQLDQRQIDQDQIDQDEVDRRFYAIVTDLVGTPTELVDEEGRVAWRARTTLWGTPLGSGTDGPDSLSSPSPVDCPLRFPGQYQDAETGLRYNFRRYYDPENARYISPDPLGLAPAPNHHAYVSNPLRFTDPWGLVSCEGNHGITPERENHIEGQHGPGAQDRVREGADPTGPEPSLPGEFNDDFLWDGNDFVLGRRLQEGIDGTPATSNPRARHGQDSHLHRFDYGDPVGVNGSGRETSIVEVVIRDGNIHTAYPV
- a CDS encoding DUF6183 family protein, which encodes MNDDDVTPGHSASGRPLWERSGPAELKQLAESRPEELYEAAEQLGSRVSGEGPDGSSGPSAVRAAGRIAEALAETRSRDCARFAVDIVGRLLPLGPERREESDQGDRLRRSVAAKLVKTQQPRDLEALFGVLPDGLEDPAVEVRACILGELALIGVGRGRPALDAYAERLRELAHPLARLPRTRLDIEHRFGVRVRGLGSVKTPDQLRSRFPEIPATDSGAAAGRTAVEGSDARRAGSAAEPFTVSGWSREPEARFFTLPNPLAPDDLNISFIKELPLECLEGEGTRRGRAVTCHTTPDDVINELFAAAHNGGVNGQGQGGAYARLHAWNSLYALMGLPDGTPFMEAVRRAADHRWLRFMAFTDWFHHDTADVAFAVLDPSRMRVAVLAATDTDVDADF
- a CDS encoding DUF2075 domain-containing protein, with the protein product MLFRASAKTVAVMALDGSLFLHLTDKFVHMHGYRPGASEVRSWERSIPVLAAALNDAGLGDVEVMLEYALPLNSKRADVVLAGVHPVTGEPSYVVVELKQWSQALPHEDDPTLCHVDAYAHPVLNPVEQVRRYCEYLVNFNGAVAEHAHRVAGVAYLHNATEFGVTGLREIERDGHGLLFTEQRRGAFLDHLRTRLSDKHPGARAADELHDGAKVPSKQLMSVAAEEVRERTQFVLLDEQQVAYRMVLNAVEKAKHADRKEVVIVTGGPGTGKSVIALQLLGELYRRGVPALHATGSQSFTKTMRKVAGARKREVQDLFKYFNSFMTAEKNSLGALICDEAHRIRETSANRYTRAENRTGRAQIDELIDVAYVPVFFLDEHQVVRPGEMGTVADIKAAAAQRGIPCSVVPLDSQFRCGGSDAYLRWVVRLLGLEPGGPVAWEPDDRMQLLVADSPQEMEAFLDARRAQDYGARMSAGFCWRWSPEPKPGHPLPPDVVIGDWARPWNLRGDRAVSGAPPAALWATDPAGFGQVGCVYTAQGFEYDWSGVIIGPDLVWRGDRWVTDRTASKDPVFKKTTPDADVDRLIRNTYKVLLTRGMVGTIVYSTDPETREKLRELAGGVARQTVLG